In Phocoena sinus isolate mPhoSin1 chromosome X, mPhoSin1.pri, whole genome shotgun sequence, a genomic segment contains:
- the RAB33A gene encoding ras-related protein Rab-33A — protein MAQPILGHGNLQPASAAGLASLELDSSLDQYVQIRIFKIIVIGDSNVGKTCLTFRFCGGTFPDKTEATIGVDFREKTVEIEGEKIKVQVWDTAGQERFRKSMVEHYYRNVHAVVFVYDVTKMTSFTNLKMWIQECNGHAVPPLVPKVLVGNKCDLREQIQVPSNLALKFADAHNMLLFETSAKDPKESQNVESIFMCLACRLKAQKSLLYRDAERQQGKVQKLEFPQEANSKTSCPC, from the exons ATGGCGCAGCCCATCCTGGGCCATGGGAACTTGCAGCCCGCCTCGGCCGCTGGCCTGGCGTCCCTGGAGCTGGACTCGTCGCTGGACCAGTACGTGCAGATTCGCATCTTCAAAATCATCGTGATTGGGGACTCCAACGTGGGCAAGACCTGCCTGACCTTCCGCTTCTGCGGGGGGACCTTCCCGGACAAGACTGAGGCCACCATCGGCGTGGACTTCAGGGAGAAGACCGTGGAAATCGAGGGCGAGAAGATCAAG GTTCAGGTGTGGGACACCGCCGGTCAGGAACGCTTCCGAAAAAGCATGGTCGAGCATTACTACCGCAATGTGCATGCCGTGGTCTTTGTCTATGACGTCACCAAGATGACATCCTTCACCAACCTCAAAATGTGGATCCAAGAATGCAATGGGCATGCCGTGCCTCCACTAGTCCCGAAAGTGCTTGTGGGCAACAAGTGTGACTTGAGGGAACAGATCCAGGTGCCCTCCAACTTAGCCCTGAAATTTGCCGATGCCCATAACATGCTCTTATTTGAGACATCGGCCAAGGACCCCAAAGAGAGCCAGAACGTGGAGTCAATTTTCATGTGCCTGGCTTGCCGATTGAAGGCTCAGAAATCCCTGCTCTATCGTGATGCTGAGAGGCAGCAGGGGAAGGTGCAGAAACTGGAGTTCCCACAGGAAGCTAACAGTAAAACTTCCTGTCCCTGTTGA